The following are encoded together in the Nitrospiraceae bacterium genome:
- a CDS encoding arginine N-succinyltransferase encodes MNTETSQVVVSRRKFNGKQVILFVGLAVLATTLGLVWWMNQYVYATLFHPTRLGESEQQILNAKMVHLLQIADAPSSSVSQPSPSTTDEVLEPVPYGETDGNREIQLTEREVNALLATDSYMARHVAVDMADDLVSVQLVVPINHEMPLVGGKMLKLNFGLELGYANGKPVVAMRGISLGGIPLPSAWWGDIKNTNLVEEFGGSGGFWDQFSKGIKDMRIQDGQLYVMLKE; translated from the coding sequence ATGAATACTGAGACATCCCAAGTTGTGGTTTCGCGGCGAAAGTTTAATGGGAAACAGGTTATTCTTTTTGTCGGACTTGCGGTATTGGCCACGACGTTGGGTCTCGTTTGGTGGATGAACCAGTACGTCTATGCTACACTGTTTCATCCGACCCGACTGGGTGAGTCGGAACAACAGATTCTGAATGCTAAAATGGTTCACTTGCTTCAGATAGCCGATGCCCCTTCTTCATCCGTGTCTCAACCTTCCCCGTCCACAACAGATGAGGTTCTTGAACCTGTGCCCTATGGTGAAACAGACGGGAATCGGGAGATTCAATTAACGGAGCGGGAAGTGAATGCCCTGCTTGCCACCGATTCGTATATGGCCAGACATGTGGCTGTTGATATGGCGGACGACCTCGTCAGTGTCCAACTGGTGGTCCCGATTAATCATGAGATGCCCCTTGTGGGTGGAAAAATGTTGAAACTCAATTTTGGACTGGAACTCGGTTATGCCAATGGGAAGCCTGTGGTGGCGATGCGGGGTATTAGTCTCGGAGGCATTCCGCTTCCCAGTGCCTGGTGGGGAGATATTAAAAATACCAATCTGGTGGAGGAATTTGGTGGTTCAGGGGGATTTTGGGATCAATTTTCGAAGGGTATCAAGGATATGAGAATCCAGGATGGTCAATTGTATGTCATGTTGAAAGAGTAG
- a CDS encoding L,D-transpeptidase, whose protein sequence is MEPLIIPPSRQTFLLSLLVILTTALGASPPQAPKRTPTVVPVTIQPQEEHIPFYPSAPGLLATAPRGLYLVVDTAQNRVSLRKGNRILYSAVASTGSGARLQDPRNPGNGWVFDTPRGVFTISSKIKNPAWNKPDWAFIEEGQPIPTKPKDRIETGVLGDYALGFGNGYFIHGTLYTRTLGTNVTHGCIRLGDEPLEYVFHHVPLGTTLIIY, encoded by the coding sequence ATGGAACCCTTGATAATCCCCCCCTCACGCCAGACGTTTCTGCTAAGCCTGCTCGTCATCCTGACAACGGCACTTGGAGCTTCTCCTCCTCAGGCTCCCAAGCGAACCCCAACCGTGGTCCCGGTGACGATCCAACCCCAGGAAGAACACATCCCGTTTTATCCTTCCGCTCCCGGTCTCCTTGCCACAGCACCAAGGGGCCTCTACCTGGTGGTCGATACGGCTCAGAATCGGGTATCCCTTCGAAAGGGCAATCGAATTCTCTACAGTGCCGTGGCTTCAACCGGCAGCGGGGCACGGTTGCAAGATCCTCGCAATCCCGGGAACGGATGGGTGTTCGATACTCCGCGTGGGGTGTTTACGATTTCCAGTAAAATTAAAAATCCGGCCTGGAACAAACCCGATTGGGCCTTCATTGAAGAGGGGCAACCCATTCCGACCAAACCCAAAGACCGGATTGAAACGGGCGTGCTGGGAGATTATGCCCTTGGTTTCGGCAATGGCTATTTCATCCATGGCACGCTGTATACGCGAACGCTGGGCACCAACGTCACCCATGGCTGCATCAGACTCGGAGATGAACCCCTTGAATACGTCTTTCACCACGTGCCCCTTGGCACAACGCTGATCATCTATTGA
- a CDS encoding L,D-transpeptidase family protein, whose protein sequence is MTTPPTRFQSAWRRRWMITLMLVLLPALTFAWWGQTDYPDTFPSLVEDLDRQAWVNGAETLFPERYQQFHTHVLDLRSRWRTETNHWWTTGDAEQFNQTYQQLVQEGSLLLEASRQKITALRLEVEELIQPEQAQLTRLRALSHDFDLEDDMLALSQAEGLLRESVLRLEQGQYTQARSAGEQAIEHLLPVEVHVVTQMNRYTNKAQISLWEQWVTQTIQRSVGTAVIVLKAPRRLLVYQHGRVVAEYPARVGFSGLADKLYEGDGATPEGQFRVMHKKEGAGTVYYKALLLDYPTRAHQQRFDEAQANGLVPQNRSIGSLIEIHGEDPNNEETTNGCIALENSAMDDVFGRVKVGTPVTIVGALNQDNDVMTSLHQLEVHIQERNERWHKPRTLAVSLAGTE, encoded by the coding sequence ATGACCACTCCGCCAACCAGGTTTCAGTCGGCCTGGCGTCGGCGCTGGATGATAACGCTCATGCTGGTCCTGCTTCCAGCGTTGACGTTTGCCTGGTGGGGACAGACTGACTATCCCGACACGTTTCCTTCACTGGTTGAAGACCTGGACCGACAGGCGTGGGTCAACGGCGCAGAGACCCTGTTTCCTGAGCGATATCAACAATTCCATACACACGTGCTCGACCTCCGTTCCCGATGGCGGACAGAGACTAATCATTGGTGGACAACCGGGGACGCTGAACAGTTCAACCAGACCTATCAACAACTGGTGCAAGAAGGCTCTCTGCTGCTTGAAGCCTCTCGCCAAAAAATCACTGCCCTGCGCCTGGAAGTCGAGGAGCTCATTCAGCCTGAACAGGCGCAGCTCACACGGTTGCGAGCGCTTTCTCATGATTTCGACCTGGAAGATGACATGCTGGCACTGTCCCAGGCAGAAGGATTGCTTCGAGAAAGTGTGTTGCGATTAGAGCAGGGACAATACACGCAGGCCCGGTCGGCCGGAGAGCAGGCGATTGAACATCTTCTCCCCGTGGAAGTCCATGTCGTCACACAAATGAACCGCTATACAAACAAGGCCCAAATTTCCCTCTGGGAACAATGGGTCACACAGACCATACAACGATCAGTCGGCACAGCCGTCATTGTCCTCAAGGCCCCCCGTCGCCTCCTCGTCTACCAACACGGCCGGGTCGTTGCGGAGTATCCGGCACGGGTGGGATTTTCAGGATTGGCCGACAAGCTCTACGAGGGAGACGGCGCCACACCGGAAGGACAATTTCGCGTGATGCACAAAAAAGAAGGAGCGGGGACCGTCTATTACAAAGCGTTACTCTTGGACTACCCAACGAGAGCCCACCAGCAACGATTCGACGAGGCCCAAGCAAATGGCCTGGTGCCCCAGAACCGGTCAATCGGCAGCCTGATTGAAATTCATGGCGAAGATCCCAATAACGAAGAAACCACTAACGGGTGCATTGCCTTGGAAAATTCCGCGATGGATGACGTATTCGGACGGGTAAAAGTCGGAACGCCTGTCACCATTGTAGGGGCACTGAACCAGGACAATGACGTCATGACGTCCTTACACCAACTGGAAGTCCATATTCAGGAACGGAATGAACGGTGGCACAAACCTCGTACGCTTGCCGTCTCACTCGCCGGCACAGAATAA
- a CDS encoding YkgJ family cysteine cluster protein, producing MKTSGPHESYNLDIQTPVGHLTASVGVPTRFIPITDIIPLMRSLGEQAHQLAIDTTSQTGATISCQKGCAACCRMMIPVAPPEALALLSVVEALPSPKKERLLERFQTAQKTLREAGLEEGLQRLAFSEDQGTDEELEPLNRAYYALRMPCPFLDDETCSIYENRPSACRELLVTSPAELCQDLIGNPIQLIPSPFRIGTVLSKLWTDCHQGPVRLIPLPFALDWATVHKSQNTRTWAGPELLSRALDAAAQYLQRQSP from the coding sequence ATGAAAACCTCCGGACCTCACGAATCCTACAACCTTGATATTCAAACACCTGTCGGTCACCTGACGGCGTCGGTTGGAGTACCGACCAGATTCATACCTATTACGGACATTATCCCCCTCATGCGATCCCTTGGAGAGCAAGCTCACCAGCTGGCCATCGACACCACCTCTCAAACCGGTGCCACCATATCCTGCCAAAAAGGCTGCGCCGCCTGCTGTCGCATGATGATTCCCGTCGCCCCTCCGGAGGCCCTTGCGCTCCTGTCGGTTGTTGAAGCCCTCCCATCTCCAAAAAAGGAGCGGTTGCTTGAGCGATTTCAGACGGCCCAAAAGACCTTGCGGGAGGCCGGCCTGGAGGAGGGGTTGCAACGACTGGCTTTTTCAGAGGATCAAGGCACCGACGAAGAATTGGAACCTCTTAATCGCGCCTATTATGCGCTTCGAATGCCCTGTCCATTTCTGGATGATGAAACCTGCTCAATCTATGAAAATCGGCCATCCGCCTGCCGGGAATTGCTGGTCACTTCCCCTGCGGAACTTTGCCAAGACTTGATAGGAAACCCCATCCAACTGATCCCTTCCCCGTTTCGAATCGGGACGGTCCTGAGCAAACTTTGGACGGATTGTCATCAGGGCCCGGTTCGTCTGATTCCCCTCCCCTTTGCACTGGACTGGGCTACCGTCCATAAGAGCCAGAATACCCGAACTTGGGCCGGGCCTGAACTGCTGAGCCGGGCCTTGGATGCCGCCGCGCAATATTTACAACGCCAATCCCCATAA